A stretch of the Archangium violaceum genome encodes the following:
- a CDS encoding ROK family protein, translating to MPRVAAAPRPSPRKKTPRESSTSASGPRTLAIDIGGSGLKVLVLGPDGAPLSERQRVATPKPATPQAVMRALMKLIKPLGDFERVSVGFPGVVEEGVTKTAQNLHKSWEDFDLAQALSKATGRPTRVLNDAGVQGFGVIEGRGVEMVLTLGTGMGCALYVDGKYVPNLELAHHPFRHGKTYEEYVGDAALKRVGRKKWNKHVQRVLEQVQPIFNPRKIYLGGGNSRLVDFPLPKNVELTENIAGLLGGSALWKDEPVPR from the coding sequence ATGCCTCGCGTCGCCGCCGCCCCTCGCCCGTCTCCACGCAAGAAGACGCCCCGGGAGTCCTCCACGTCCGCCTCCGGTCCCCGGACGTTGGCCATCGACATCGGAGGCTCGGGACTCAAGGTGCTCGTCCTCGGGCCGGATGGAGCGCCGCTCTCCGAGCGCCAGCGCGTGGCCACGCCCAAGCCCGCCACCCCCCAGGCGGTGATGCGTGCGCTGATGAAGCTCATCAAACCGCTCGGCGATTTCGAGCGGGTGTCCGTGGGCTTCCCGGGCGTAGTGGAGGAAGGCGTGACGAAGACGGCCCAAAACCTCCACAAGAGCTGGGAGGACTTCGATCTCGCCCAGGCGCTGTCCAAGGCGACCGGCCGCCCCACCCGCGTGCTCAACGACGCCGGCGTGCAGGGGTTCGGCGTCATCGAGGGGCGCGGGGTGGAGATGGTCCTCACCCTGGGCACCGGCATGGGCTGCGCGCTGTATGTCGATGGCAAGTACGTGCCCAACCTGGAGCTCGCCCACCACCCGTTCCGGCATGGGAAGACCTATGAGGAGTACGTGGGCGATGCCGCGCTGAAGCGGGTCGGCAGGAAGAAGTGGAACAAGCACGTGCAGCGCGTGCTGGAGCAGGTCCAACCCATCTTCAACCCACGGAAGATCTACCTGGGCGGCGGAAACTCCAGGCTCGTCGACTTCCCGCTCCCCAAGAACGTGGAGCTCACCGAGAACATCGCCGGGCTCCTGGGCGGCAGCGCCCTCTGGAAGGACGAACCGGTTCCCCGCTGA
- a CDS encoding phosphatase PAP2 family protein has protein sequence MSARTPLCGWPRRDELLLTGSMAFGFALFFLVVYGGASAVTGFYTWGVRVDLPFERHIPFVPAWAAVYVSMDLLLLLSLLVFRTWREMAPFVLALCLETVLGAACFLLLPVEVAWPPREVSGGWASVFFLADTMNLERNYLPSLHVAFACTAALAYGERGGWLARSLFGLWAMAITASTLLIHEHHLADVLAGAILAWGTWRVVASRASRADFLEAIRVEALCARELYLFSRRHLRYLLIALGLYRYSLPRWRATRVARAGFCFLQLVDDVLDGDRPIDGEPLDQVDALLGQMETGRWSDEGSASTLGRVFLTGLGDDGARAEALQLVRTMRKDRERVRERRELEAEALRSHHRDTFRLSVGLMLHVAGVEVRASDSPALLDAFGWCSTMRDLREDLDKGLLNVPAEVCRAVRAEGVDPLRYEDLVGSVAGRAWMLAEYGRARALLEQAAVELSALEGRSGVGLLRLFHRSIRGFWAKRLPRKMPFLRESSEVSSWPSGAPTGGR, from the coding sequence ATGAGCGCGAGGACTCCCCTCTGCGGCTGGCCCCGCCGTGACGAGCTTCTCCTCACGGGCTCGATGGCGTTCGGCTTCGCGCTCTTCTTCCTCGTCGTCTACGGCGGCGCGAGCGCGGTGACCGGCTTCTACACCTGGGGCGTGCGCGTGGACCTGCCCTTCGAGCGCCACATCCCCTTCGTGCCCGCCTGGGCCGCCGTCTACGTGAGCATGGACCTGCTGCTCCTGCTCTCGCTGCTCGTCTTCCGGACGTGGCGCGAGATGGCGCCCTTCGTGCTCGCGCTCTGCCTGGAGACCGTGCTGGGCGCCGCGTGCTTCCTGCTCCTCCCCGTCGAGGTGGCCTGGCCTCCCCGCGAGGTCTCCGGAGGATGGGCCAGCGTCTTCTTCCTCGCCGACACGATGAACCTCGAGCGCAACTACCTGCCCTCGCTGCACGTGGCCTTCGCGTGTACCGCCGCCCTGGCCTATGGCGAGCGTGGAGGCTGGCTCGCGCGGAGTCTGTTCGGCCTCTGGGCCATGGCCATCACCGCGTCCACCCTGCTCATCCACGAGCACCACCTGGCCGATGTGCTCGCGGGTGCGATCCTCGCGTGGGGCACGTGGCGCGTCGTGGCGTCTCGTGCCTCCCGCGCGGACTTCCTCGAGGCCATCCGGGTCGAGGCCCTCTGCGCTCGGGAGCTGTACCTCTTCTCCCGCCGCCACCTGCGCTACCTGCTGATCGCCCTGGGCCTCTACCGCTACTCTCTGCCCCGGTGGCGCGCCACGCGCGTGGCCCGAGCCGGGTTCTGCTTCCTCCAGCTCGTGGATGACGTGCTGGACGGAGATCGCCCCATCGACGGAGAGCCGCTCGACCAGGTGGACGCCCTCCTCGGCCAGATGGAGACCGGCCGCTGGAGCGACGAGGGCTCGGCCTCCACGCTGGGCCGGGTGTTCCTCACCGGGCTCGGGGACGACGGTGCGCGAGCCGAGGCGTTGCAGCTCGTGCGCACCATGCGGAAGGACCGCGAGCGCGTGCGGGAGCGCCGGGAGCTCGAGGCCGAGGCGCTCCGCTCGCACCACCGGGACACCTTCCGGTTGTCCGTGGGACTGATGCTGCACGTGGCCGGAGTCGAGGTCCGTGCGTCGGACTCGCCCGCCCTGCTCGATGCGTTCGGCTGGTGCTCCACGATGCGCGACCTGCGCGAGGACCTGGACAAGGGCCTGCTCAACGTGCCGGCCGAGGTATGCCGGGCAGTGCGCGCGGAAGGCGTGGACCCGCTTCGCTACGAGGACCTGGTGGGCTCGGTGGCGGGACGGGCCTGGATGCTGGCCGAGTACGGCCGCGCGCGGGCCCTGCTCGAGCAGGCCGCGGTGGAGCTGTCCGCGCTCGAGGGCCGCTCCGGGGTGGGCCTGCTGCGGCTGTTCCACCGCTCCATCAGGGGCTTCTGGGCGAAGCGGCTGCCTCGGAAGATGCCCTTCCTTCGCGAGTCCTCCGAGGTCAGCTCGTGGCCTTCCGGCGCGCCGACAGGCGGCCGATGA
- a CDS encoding helix-turn-helix domain-containing protein codes for MKVFLQVAKTGSFSGAGRVVGMTPSSTAKLISRIEGRLGVRLIERSTRRLRLTAEGELYRERAEGAGGRGPHRARPEALPLRRRGARPRRHRRGLPQTGGHRPARG; via the coding sequence ATGAAGGTCTTCCTGCAGGTGGCGAAGACCGGCAGTTTCAGCGGCGCGGGCCGCGTGGTCGGCATGACGCCGTCCTCGACCGCCAAGCTGATCAGCCGCATCGAAGGCCGGCTCGGCGTGCGGCTGATCGAGCGTTCCACCCGGCGGCTGAGACTCACCGCCGAAGGCGAGCTCTACCGCGAACGCGCGGAGGGCGCCGGAGGACGTGGGCCCCACCGAGCTCGGCCAGAAGCCCTACCACTCCGTCGCCGAGGTGCCCGGCCCCGTCGACATCGTCGAGGTCTTCCGCAAACCGGAGGACATCGGCCCGCACGTGGATGA
- a CDS encoding SDR family NAD(P)-dependent oxidoreductase — MDLQLKGKTALVTGSTAGIGLEIARRLAAEGADVIICGRNRAKLDEAVARLSASGGGKVRGVLADPATAEGAKALLEAAPGIDILVNNLGIYESKAFSDITDEDWRKLFEVNVLSGARLARQYIQGMLERNWGRIIFVSSDSALKVPPDMIHYAMTKTAQLTISRGLAELTKGTRVTVNSVLPGTTRSEGIVDFLKSVASNPNAPAAEIEAEFFREERPTSLLQRMIEPEEIANLVAYVASPLSSATNGAALRVDGGVTPTIA; from the coding sequence ATGGACCTGCAGCTGAAGGGAAAGACGGCTCTCGTCACCGGCTCGACCGCGGGCATTGGCCTGGAGATCGCCCGGCGGTTGGCCGCCGAAGGCGCGGACGTGATCATCTGTGGCCGCAACCGGGCCAAACTGGACGAGGCGGTTGCTCGGCTCAGCGCCTCGGGCGGCGGAAAGGTCCGTGGCGTGCTGGCCGATCCGGCCACCGCCGAGGGCGCGAAGGCCCTCCTGGAAGCGGCCCCTGGCATCGACATCCTGGTCAACAACCTCGGCATCTACGAGTCCAAGGCCTTCTCCGACATCACCGACGAGGACTGGCGGAAGCTCTTCGAGGTGAACGTCCTCAGCGGTGCGCGTCTGGCGCGCCAGTACATTCAGGGGATGCTCGAGCGCAACTGGGGGCGGATCATCTTCGTCTCCAGTGACTCGGCGCTCAAGGTGCCTCCGGACATGATCCACTACGCGATGACCAAGACCGCCCAGCTGACGATCTCACGTGGCCTGGCCGAGTTGACGAAGGGCACGCGGGTCACGGTCAATTCCGTCCTGCCGGGCACGACCCGCTCGGAGGGCATCGTCGACTTCCTGAAGAGCGTCGCCAGCAACCCGAATGCGCCAGCGGCCGAGATCGAGGCGGAGTTCTTCCGCGAGGAGCGCCCCACCTCGCTGCTCCAGCGGATGATCGAGCCGGAGGAGATCGCCAACCTCGTGGCCTATGTGGCGAGCCCCCTGTCTTCCGCCACGAACGGAGCGGCCCTGCGCGTCGACGGAGGAGTCACCCCGACCATCGCCTGA
- a CDS encoding ligase-associated DNA damage response exonuclease — translation MNVSPSLDRQPLVTVTPDGLHCPAGGFHIDPWRPVDRALITHAHGDHARWGSQRYLGASPGLGLLRKRLGADANISTLGYGERLSLGEVTVSFHPAGHVLGSAQIRIEHRGEVWVVSGDYKRDPDPTCAPFEPIRCDTFITEATFALPIYRWDDTRLVAEEVLRWWDGNREAGRASVLFCYALGKAQRLLAELARLTDREVLVHGATHALVECYREAGVRMLPTRPVSEMEKGTSYAGALVLAPPSAAGSTWMRRFGEHETGFASGWMRVRGNRRRRGHDRGFVLSDHADWPGLLRTAKETGASRVLVTHGSSDTLARYLREHQGIDAAPLATPFEGETED, via the coding sequence ATGAACGTCTCGCCCTCGCTCGATAGACAGCCTCTCGTCACGGTCACCCCCGACGGGCTCCATTGTCCGGCGGGGGGTTTCCACATCGACCCCTGGCGGCCCGTGGACCGCGCCCTCATCACCCACGCCCACGGCGACCATGCCCGATGGGGCAGCCAGCGCTACCTCGGCGCGAGCCCCGGTCTGGGCCTGCTGCGCAAACGTCTGGGCGCGGACGCGAACATCTCCACGCTGGGTTATGGCGAGCGCCTGTCCCTCGGCGAGGTGACGGTCAGCTTCCACCCTGCGGGCCACGTGCTGGGCAGCGCCCAAATCCGCATCGAGCACCGGGGCGAGGTGTGGGTCGTGTCCGGCGACTACAAGCGCGACCCGGATCCGACGTGCGCGCCCTTCGAGCCCATCCGCTGCGACACCTTCATCACCGAGGCCACCTTCGCGCTCCCCATCTACCGCTGGGACGACACGCGGCTCGTCGCCGAGGAGGTTCTGCGCTGGTGGGACGGCAACCGCGAGGCGGGCCGGGCCTCGGTGCTCTTCTGCTACGCGCTGGGCAAGGCGCAGCGGTTGCTCGCGGAGCTCGCCCGGCTCACGGACCGCGAGGTGCTGGTGCACGGCGCCACACACGCGCTCGTGGAGTGCTACCGCGAGGCCGGCGTCCGCATGCTCCCCACCCGCCCCGTGTCCGAGATGGAGAAGGGCACCTCCTACGCCGGAGCGCTCGTGCTGGCCCCGCCCAGCGCCGCCGGCTCCACGTGGATGCGCCGCTTCGGCGAGCACGAGACGGGCTTCGCCTCGGGGTGGATGCGCGTGCGCGGCAACCGCCGCCGCCGGGGTCATGACCGCGGCTTCGTCCTCTCCGACCACGCGGACTGGCCGGGCCTCCTACGCACCGCGAAGGAGACGGGTGCCTCGCGCGTCCTCGTCACCCACGGCTCCAGCGACACGCTCGCGCGCTACCTGCGCGAGCACCAGGGCATCGACGCGGCGCCACTCGCCACCCCCTTCGAGGGCGAGACGGAGGACTGA
- a CDS encoding fatty acid desaturase encodes MPSTGEDVPIPATLNTVLLATALLTCAGCLWLASHAESLTVRLLSAGAFSYVNNTVFSLLHEATHGVLHTSRRANDWLGRLAAAFFPTSYTLQRTFHLTHHRNNRTELEQFDYLRPGDNRFLKHAQWYSILTGLYWAFVPLGCIAFALFPGLLRRLRGTGTRYGEQTGAEAYLGRLEDAPGSTIRLEALLTLAVQVGLVLGLDLTASGWALCYAAFAINWSSLQYADHAWSPLDVRDGAWDLRVAAPVRWLFLNYHYHRAHHRHPRVPWLYLGRYVDPEVPRPSFLRIWLSMWRGPRPLPSPVEER; translated from the coding sequence ATGCCGAGCACGGGTGAGGACGTCCCCATTCCGGCCACGCTCAACACCGTGCTCCTCGCCACCGCCCTGCTCACCTGCGCCGGGTGTCTCTGGCTCGCCTCGCACGCGGAGTCGCTCACCGTGCGGCTGCTGTCCGCGGGTGCGTTCTCCTATGTGAACAACACCGTCTTCTCGCTGCTCCACGAGGCGACCCACGGCGTACTCCATACGTCCCGGCGCGCCAATGACTGGCTCGGACGGCTCGCGGCGGCCTTCTTTCCCACGTCGTACACGCTGCAGCGCACCTTCCACCTCACCCACCACCGCAACAACCGCACCGAGCTGGAGCAGTTCGACTACCTGCGCCCCGGGGACAACCGCTTCCTCAAGCACGCGCAGTGGTACTCCATCCTCACCGGGCTCTACTGGGCCTTCGTCCCGCTGGGCTGCATCGCCTTCGCGCTCTTCCCCGGGCTGCTGCGACGGCTCCGCGGCACCGGCACCCGCTATGGCGAGCAGACCGGGGCCGAGGCCTACCTCGGACGGCTCGAGGACGCGCCGGGCTCCACCATCCGGCTCGAAGCGCTGCTCACGCTGGCCGTGCAGGTGGGGCTGGTGCTCGGGCTGGACCTCACCGCATCCGGATGGGCGCTGTGCTACGCGGCGTTCGCGATCAACTGGAGCTCGCTCCAATACGCGGACCATGCCTGGTCTCCGCTGGACGTGCGCGATGGGGCGTGGGACCTGCGTGTGGCCGCTCCCGTGCGCTGGCTGTTCCTCAACTACCACTACCACCGCGCCCACCACCGGCACCCCCGCGTGCCCTGGCTCTACCTGGGCCGCTACGTGGACCCGGAGGTGCCCCGGCCCTCGTTCCTGCGCATCTGGCTGTCCATGTGGCGCGGCCCCCGGCCCCTCCCGAGCCCCGTGGAGGAGCGATGA
- a CDS encoding Rieske 2Fe-2S domain-containing protein yields MAVNVVAWTDPVRRSEPARLRSWYLACPSEALRPGQVRGWSLGGRELVLFRGQSGRVQALSAHCAHMGAHLAHGTVIGEHLRCPLHHWRFDGSGICRAAPGHSNPTGRPGQRAFPVVERYGAILVFNGPVSLFPPPEVGEPGLLWRTGPPVTVRCSWLPLAANSFDIEHLRTVHHRELWDAPVVERPDPFTLRLRYTSRVIGTGASDRLMKALSGNRIGVTITLHGGTLLSVESDLGRTRSALLAGFRPAPDGVSVLMSFAARPGRVPGLERLRLAVSRWLFTSFLRRDLSVLEGMRFNPAAAAADPVLRHLLDFAAQLPEDSDAEHG; encoded by the coding sequence ATGGCGGTGAATGTCGTGGCGTGGACGGATCCGGTCCGTCGCTCCGAGCCGGCACGGCTGCGCTCCTGGTACCTCGCGTGTCCCTCCGAAGCCCTCCGGCCCGGACAGGTGCGGGGCTGGAGCCTCGGAGGGCGGGAGCTCGTGCTCTTCCGCGGCCAGAGTGGCCGCGTCCAGGCGCTCTCGGCCCATTGCGCCCACATGGGGGCCCACCTCGCGCACGGCACCGTCATCGGCGAGCACCTGCGCTGCCCCCTGCACCACTGGCGGTTCGACGGCAGTGGCATCTGCCGCGCGGCGCCAGGACACTCGAATCCCACCGGCAGGCCCGGACAGCGGGCGTTCCCCGTGGTGGAGCGCTACGGCGCCATCCTCGTGTTCAACGGGCCCGTGAGCCTCTTCCCCCCACCCGAGGTGGGCGAGCCCGGCCTGCTGTGGCGCACCGGACCGCCGGTGACCGTGCGGTGCTCGTGGCTCCCGCTCGCGGCGAACTCCTTCGACATCGAGCACCTGCGCACCGTGCACCACCGCGAGCTCTGGGATGCCCCCGTCGTGGAGCGCCCGGATCCTTTCACGCTCCGGCTGCGCTACACCTCGCGCGTCATCGGCACCGGAGCCAGCGACCGGTTGATGAAGGCGCTGTCGGGCAATCGCATCGGCGTGACCATCACCCTCCACGGAGGCACGCTCCTGTCCGTGGAGAGCGACCTCGGCCGCACCCGGAGCGCCCTGCTCGCCGGCTTCCGCCCCGCCCCCGACGGCGTGTCGGTGTTGATGTCGTTCGCCGCGCGCCCGGGCCGCGTCCCGGGACTGGAGCGCCTGCGCCTCGCCGTGTCGCGGTGGCTCTTCACCTCGTTCCTGCGCAGGGACCTGTCCGTGCTCGAGGGGATGCGCTTCAACCCCGCCGCCGCCGCGGCCGATCCCGTGCTGCGCCACCTGCTCGACTTCGCCGCCCAGCTCCCGGAGGACTCCGATGCCGAGCACGGGTGA
- a CDS encoding type II secretion system F family protein, which produces MNEPRSPRTASPSPSVGSQARAPVRDGVRSALRAAPAHEEREWLARAWARHPLVAMVRHRPRLTFFQGLHRMIRAGIGLPIAFSELSRGAARDPFRRAVAQVGEAVAAGSSLADAMRRHPRWFESQTVELLGAAEAAGTLESALERIVEQMEEAQRMRWRAVSLCAYPAYLLVAFVFGGALLDTAGSLSASGRVNDILGMFLSHFIRKVLQVGSAGLAAFLAPLVLAAPGIAPLWSDFRMRVPLLGRVHRELQASRFSLVLGATLGAGLEVGRSLQMALEATGSARLRARANLALHRLRTGATLTDVVEWLDVFDGESLQRVATGERTGDLEPVLTGLSREHADTAMRWLRTLMFVIIALLSVFLFATNIGKVVQLQSGYQRQLGELEQLERR; this is translated from the coding sequence ATGAACGAGCCACGGTCTCCCCGGACGGCGTCTCCGTCCCCCAGTGTCGGTTCCCAGGCCAGGGCTCCGGTCCGCGATGGCGTGCGTTCGGCACTGCGCGCCGCCCCGGCCCACGAGGAGCGCGAGTGGCTGGCCCGGGCGTGGGCACGGCATCCGCTCGTGGCGATGGTGCGGCACCGGCCGCGGCTCACCTTCTTCCAGGGGCTGCACCGGATGATCCGCGCGGGGATCGGCCTGCCCATCGCCTTCTCGGAGCTGTCACGTGGCGCGGCGAGAGATCCCTTCCGTCGCGCCGTGGCCCAGGTGGGCGAGGCCGTGGCGGCGGGCTCCAGCCTGGCCGATGCGATGCGGCGGCATCCGCGCTGGTTCGAATCCCAGACGGTGGAGTTGCTGGGCGCGGCGGAGGCGGCGGGAACGCTCGAGTCGGCCCTGGAGCGCATCGTCGAGCAGATGGAGGAAGCGCAGCGCATGCGTTGGCGCGCCGTCTCACTCTGCGCCTATCCGGCCTACCTGCTCGTCGCGTTCGTTTTCGGGGGCGCCCTGCTGGATACCGCGGGCAGCCTCAGTGCCTCCGGGCGCGTGAACGACATCCTCGGGATGTTCCTGTCCCATTTCATTCGCAAGGTGCTGCAGGTGGGCTCGGCCGGGTTGGCGGCGTTCCTGGCGCCGCTGGTGCTGGCGGCTCCGGGCATCGCGCCCCTCTGGTCGGACTTCCGCATGCGCGTTCCCCTGCTGGGCCGCGTCCACCGGGAGCTCCAGGCCAGCCGCTTCAGCCTCGTGCTGGGCGCGACGCTCGGGGCGGGGCTGGAGGTGGGCCGGAGCCTTCAGATGGCGCTCGAGGCCACGGGGAGCGCGCGGCTCCGTGCTCGCGCCAACCTGGCGCTCCATCGCCTCCGCACCGGTGCCACCCTGACGGACGTGGTGGAGTGGCTCGACGTGTTCGATGGGGAGTCGCTCCAGCGCGTCGCCACAGGGGAGCGCACGGGGGACCTGGAGCCCGTGCTCACCGGGTTGTCGCGGGAGCACGCGGACACGGCGATGCGCTGGCTGCGGACGTTGATGTTCGTGATCATCGCCCTGCTGTCGGTGTTCCTCTTCGCCACCAACATCGGCAAGGTGGTGCAGCTCCAGAGCGGCTATCAGCGCCAGTTGGGGGAGCTCGAGCAGCTGGAGCGCCGGTGA
- a CDS encoding SgcJ/EcaC family oxidoreductase: MNRIVGCVMACLVLFSPAALRAQAAGGNTADVEATHQALRTIKNDMEQALNARDLDRLLSHVHPNVVFTTMNNDVRVGKDSIRAYYDQMMNGPDRVVQKITARFEVDELTRLYGNTGIAQGSSTDHYLLTDGTDIVVNGRWTCTLVKEGDQWLIAAFHYSTNVFDNPVLDKVKIAAVTFGGIGTVGMLVIGLVIGRLSARRKATS, encoded by the coding sequence ATGAATCGGATTGTCGGCTGTGTGATGGCGTGTCTGGTGCTGTTCTCGCCGGCGGCACTTCGGGCACAGGCGGCCGGTGGGAACACGGCCGATGTCGAGGCCACCCACCAGGCGCTGCGCACCATCAAGAACGACATGGAGCAGGCGCTCAACGCGCGGGACCTCGACCGGTTGCTCTCTCACGTGCACCCGAACGTGGTCTTCACCACGATGAACAACGACGTGCGCGTGGGCAAGGACTCCATCCGGGCCTACTACGACCAGATGATGAACGGCCCGGACCGCGTGGTGCAGAAAATCACCGCGAGGTTCGAGGTGGATGAGCTGACCCGCCTGTACGGGAACACGGGCATCGCCCAGGGCTCCTCGACCGATCACTACCTGCTCACCGACGGCACGGACATCGTCGTCAACGGCCGATGGACCTGCACCCTGGTCAAGGAGGGAGACCAGTGGCTCATCGCCGCCTTCCACTACTCGACCAACGTGTTCGACAACCCAGTGCTCGACAAGGTGAAGATCGCGGCGGTGACCTTCGGTGGCATCGGGACGGTGGGGATGCTCGTCATCGGCCTCGTCATCGGCCGCCTGTCGGCGCGCCGGAAGGCCACGAGCTGA